One segment of Clostridium botulinum DNA contains the following:
- a CDS encoding metalloregulator ArsR/SmtB family transcription factor, which yields MNNFINLFKAIADETRVNILILLSKKNMCAKGIAKHLEISEAAVSQHIKILKESQLIIGYKIGYYIIYDLNEERINDAIKFLNLITNSDNISISLNYKDKNYKVGSLMCLSNCKNKKCSKTELVKEELTMKVCFPVKSNEGVNSAPYNHFGTAPLFIICDTETNEVKALNNGDLGHEHGKCQPIKALSGEIVDAVIVGGIGRGAITKLNSMGIKVFKAIEGNVNENLEAYKKGELTEFPTNHTCSHDGCGH from the coding sequence ATGAATAATTTTATAAATTTATTTAAAGCAATAGCTGATGAAACAAGAGTAAATATATTGATATTATTATCTAAAAAAAATATGTGTGCAAAAGGCATTGCAAAACACTTAGAAATAAGTGAAGCTGCTGTTTCTCAACATATAAAGATATTGAAAGAATCACAACTTATAATTGGATATAAAATAGGATATTATATCATTTATGATTTAAATGAAGAGAGAATAAATGATGCTATTAAATTTTTAAATTTAATAACTAATAGCGATAATATCTCAATAAGCTTAAATTATAAAGATAAGAATTATAAAGTAGGATCTCTTATGTGTTTATCAAATTGCAAAAACAAAAAATGTTCTAAAACAGAATTAGTTAAGGAGGAATTGACAATGAAAGTATGTTTTCCAGTAAAATCAAATGAAGGTGTAAATAGTGCTCCATACAATCATTTTGGTACAGCACCACTATTTATAATATGTGATACTGAAACTAATGAAGTTAAAGCATTAAATAATGGTGACCTAGGTCATGAACATGGTAAATGTCAACCTATAAAAGCATTATCAGGTGAAATTGTAGATGCAGTAATAGTAGGCGGAATAGGAAGAGGAGCTATTACAAAACTTAATTCTATGGGAATTAAAGTTTTTAAAGCAATAGAAGGAAATGTTAACGAAAACTTAGAAGCATATAAAAAAGGTGAGTTAACAGAATTTCCAACTAATCACACATGCAGTCATGATGGTTGCGGACATTAA
- a CDS encoding fused DSP-PTPase phosphatase/NAD kinase-like protein codes for MYKKAKLKLYIPMLLLITIFSSFFLNFNIALAFNEPNNKSDVHIVVDNLRTNKIPSNFRTTSNLTNIKNNSSLNLKGLETLNTSGSQQFSKDNLDILTKSIDSKLPILVIDLRQESHGFVNQFPISFANEKNDANLGLSKSAVTFTEKKDLKSIKLNTPLTFYNHPEINVVPKEVLSEKQLTKAYSLNYSRVPVTDTKLPTNEMVDCFINIVKECSKENWLHFHCKAGFGRTTTFMIMYDMIKNYNNATSDEIIKRQFALANFDEKEIIEFSSSDRINFLNQFYNYCKDVNGNFDTTWSSWLNNSQKH; via the coding sequence ATGTACAAAAAAGCAAAACTCAAATTATATATTCCAATGCTATTATTAATTACTATTTTTTCTTCATTCTTTTTAAACTTTAATATAGCTTTAGCATTTAACGAACCCAATAACAAAAGTGATGTACACATTGTAGTTGATAATTTAAGAACAAATAAAATTCCAAGTAATTTTAGAACTACTTCTAATCTAACAAATATAAAAAATAACTCCTCTTTAAATTTAAAAGGATTAGAAACTCTAAATACCTCTGGAAGTCAACAATTTTCTAAAGATAATTTAGATATTTTAACAAAATCTATAGATAGTAAGCTTCCTATATTAGTCATTGATTTAAGACAAGAATCTCATGGATTTGTAAATCAATTCCCTATTAGTTTTGCAAATGAAAAAAATGATGCTAATTTAGGTCTTAGCAAATCAGCAGTAACATTTACAGAAAAAAAGGATTTAAAAAGCATAAAATTGAATACCCCATTAACTTTTTATAATCATCCAGAAATAAATGTAGTTCCAAAAGAAGTTTTATCTGAAAAACAGCTTACAAAAGCTTACTCTCTGAATTATTCAAGAGTTCCAGTAACAGATACAAAACTACCTACAAATGAAATGGTAGATTGTTTTATAAATATTGTAAAAGAATGTTCAAAAGAGAATTGGTTACACTTTCACTGTAAAGCAGGCTTTGGGAGAACAACAACTTTTATGATTATGTACGATATGATAAAAAATTATAACAATGCTACTTCTGATGAAATTATAAAGAGACAATTTGCTTTAGCTAATTTTGATGAAAAGGAAATAATTGAATTTTCATCAAGTGATCGCATTAATTTTCTAAATCAATTTTATAATTATTGCAAAGATGTAAATGGTAATTTTGATACCACTTGGAGTTCGTGGTTAAACAATTCTCAAAAACATTAA
- the glpK gene encoding glycerol kinase GlpK → MGKYVVALDQGTTSSRAIIFDKEQNIVGVSQKEFTQIYPHEGWVEHNPLEIWSSQYGVLQEVLAKTNITADEISAIGITNQRETTIVWDKNTGEPVYNAIVWQCRRTAGIVDELKKDDEFAEYVKANTGLLLDAYFSGTKIKWILDNVEGAREKAEKGDLLFGTVDTWLVWKLTNGKVHVTDYTNASRTMLYNIKELRWDEKIINKLGIPTSMLPEVKNSSEVYGHTNLGGVGGVRVPISGMAGDQQCALFGQTCFEKGSAKNTYGTGCFLLMNTGEDMVLSKNGLVTTIAVGINDKIEYALEGSVFVGGAVIQWIRDELQFIHDAADSEYFAKKVEDNGGVYVVPAFVGLGAPYWDMYARGAIFGLTRGANRNHIIRAALESIAYQTNDLLTAMAEDAGCKLASLRVDGGASRNDLLMQFQADISNTQVLRPIITETTALGAAYLAGLAVGFWESKEEIATKWAVSKSYGPTFESAKREKLNKGWKNAVSRVKGWAE, encoded by the coding sequence ATGGGTAAATATGTTGTAGCGTTAGATCAAGGAACTACAAGTTCAAGAGCTATTATTTTCGACAAGGAACAAAATATAGTAGGTGTAAGCCAAAAAGAGTTTACACAAATATATCCACATGAAGGTTGGGTAGAACATAATCCACTAGAAATATGGTCAAGCCAATATGGAGTACTTCAAGAAGTATTAGCAAAAACTAACATTACTGCGGATGAAATATCAGCTATAGGTATAACAAATCAAAGAGAAACTACAATTGTATGGGATAAAAATACAGGAGAACCTGTTTACAATGCTATAGTATGGCAATGTAGAAGAACTGCTGGTATAGTAGATGAATTAAAGAAAGATGACGAATTTGCTGAATATGTAAAAGCAAATACAGGATTATTATTAGATGCTTACTTCTCAGGAACTAAAATCAAATGGATTTTAGATAATGTTGAAGGAGCAAGAGAAAAAGCTGAAAAAGGCGATTTATTATTTGGTACAGTTGATACATGGCTAGTTTGGAAGCTAACAAATGGTAAGGTTCATGTAACCGACTACACTAATGCTTCTAGAACTATGTTATATAATATAAAAGAATTAAGATGGGATGAAAAAATCATCAATAAATTAGGAATACCAACTTCTATGTTACCAGAAGTTAAGAATTCTTCAGAAGTTTATGGACATACTAATCTTGGCGGCGTTGGTGGCGTTAGAGTTCCAATATCAGGTATGGCTGGAGATCAACAATGTGCATTATTTGGACAAACTTGTTTCGAAAAAGGTAGTGCTAAAAACACTTACGGAACTGGATGTTTCTTACTAATGAACACTGGTGAAGATATGGTTCTTAGTAAAAATGGTCTTGTAACTACAATTGCTGTTGGTATAAATGATAAAATTGAATATGCATTAGAAGGTTCAGTATTCGTAGGTGGAGCTGTAATTCAATGGATAAGAGATGAACTTCAATTCATTCATGATGCGGCAGATTCAGAATACTTTGCTAAAAAAGTAGAAGATAATGGTGGCGTTTATGTAGTACCAGCATTCGTTGGATTAGGAGCACCATATTGGGATATGTATGCTAGAGGAGCTATCTTTGGATTAACTAGAGGAGCTAATAGAAATCATATAATTAGAGCAGCATTAGAATCAATAGCTTACCAAACTAATGATTTATTAACTGCTATGGCAGAAGATGCTGGATGTAAATTAGCATCACTTAGAGTTGATGGTGGAGCTAGTAGAAATGATTTATTAATGCAATTCCAAGCAGATATTTCAAATACTCAAGTTCTTAGACCAATTATAACTGAAACTACAGCTTTAGGAGCTGCTTACTTAGCAGGTCTTGCAGTTGGATTCTGGGAATCTAAAGAAGAAATTGCAACTAAATGGGCTGTTAGCAAGAGCTATGGACCAACTTTTGAAAGCGCTAAGAGAGAAAAGCTAAACAAAGGATGGAAAAATGCAGTTTCAAGAGTTAAAGGTTGGGCAGAATAG
- a CDS encoding rhodanese-like domain-containing protein, whose amino-acid sequence MFENTNKKRSTIDVSEIDDLLGKIELIDIREPFEYRIGSIKTSKNIPMHDLLDNTDEYLEKNKEYYLICRSGARTASVCIDLREKGFDVINVYGGMVSYDGNQLND is encoded by the coding sequence ATGTTCGAAAATACTAATAAAAAAAGAAGTACTATAGATGTAAGTGAAATAGATGATTTATTAGGAAAGATAGAATTGATAGATATAAGAGAGCCATTTGAATATAGAATAGGAAGTATTAAGACATCTAAAAATATACCAATGCATGATTTGCTAGATAATACAGATGAATATTTAGAAAAAAATAAAGAATATTATTTGATATGTAGATCTGGAGCAAGAACAGCAAGCGTATGTATTGATCTAAGAGAAAAAGGTTTTGATGTTATAAATGTTTATGGTGGAATGGTATCTTATGATGGAAATCAATTAAATGATTAG
- a CDS encoding glycerol-3-phosphate responsive antiterminator: MNNIKELLEENPIIAAVKDMKQLNVALESSAEIIFVLFGDVMNIKEISELIVSKGKVGVIHIDLVEGFTNREVVIKFLKQETKFKGIISTKPQVVKIAKNYGLVAIQRVFIFDTLSLKNAENHLVVDCDALEVLPGVIPKVIEIISKKSNAPVVAGGLIETKEDVMLALSSGATCVSTTRNEIWNM, from the coding sequence ATGAATAATATTAAAGAATTACTAGAAGAAAATCCAATAATAGCAGCAGTAAAAGATATGAAACAATTAAACGTAGCATTAGAATCCTCAGCTGAAATAATTTTTGTATTATTTGGAGACGTAATGAACATTAAAGAAATTAGTGAATTAATAGTTTCCAAAGGTAAAGTAGGCGTGATTCACATTGATTTAGTAGAAGGTTTTACAAATAGAGAAGTTGTTATAAAGTTCTTAAAACAAGAAACTAAATTCAAAGGAATTATTAGTACGAAACCTCAAGTAGTAAAGATAGCAAAAAATTATGGATTAGTAGCAATACAAAGGGTATTTATATTTGATACTTTATCATTAAAAAATGCAGAAAATCATTTAGTGGTAGATTGCGATGCATTAGAAGTATTACCAGGAGTTATTCCAAAAGTTATAGAAATTATCTCAAAAAAATCAAATGCACCAGTTGTTGCAGGGGGGCTGATTGAGACCAAAGAAGATGTTATGTTAGCCCTAAGTTCAGGTGCAACATGTGTCTCAACAACTAGAAATGAAATATGGAATATGTAG
- a CDS encoding homoserine dehydrogenase has translation MKKVRIALLGLGNVGRGVCMILNSNKEEIMKRSGYEVEIAKILVRDVSKARGVEVSEELITTDFDEILNDDSIKIVLEIMGGIDPAKEYMIKCMNAGKHIVTANKMLIATHGDELFENADSNGVMFKYEASVAGGIPIINGIDESLTANKIKELYGIINGTTNYILTKMECDGFGFDEALKEAQEKGYAEADPTSDIDGYDAQYKLAILSSLAFGTKVDVDNVYREGITNIKPIDMEYAKEFKMVIKLLAIVKEVNGKLELRVHPTMIPKKHPLANVYDSFNAVFVKGNAVGDLMFYGRGAGDLPTGSAVVSDVISILRSNVDLENYNSVVKNNLWDREISDIKDVESKFYIRATVLDESGVLGEITAILGKHNVSLRSVIQKGEENGKGQVTIVLVTHKTTQAQIYSSCNEISNLSSVNKIDNIIRIEDFKE, from the coding sequence ATGAAAAAAGTTAGAATAGCACTACTAGGATTGGGGAATGTTGGTCGTGGTGTTTGTATGATTTTAAATTCTAATAAAGAAGAAATAATGAAACGTTCAGGTTATGAAGTTGAAATTGCTAAAATCCTTGTAAGAGATGTAAGTAAAGCAAGAGGCGTTGAAGTTTCAGAAGAACTAATAACTACAGATTTTGATGAAATATTAAATGATGATTCTATAAAAATAGTTCTTGAAATTATGGGAGGCATAGATCCGGCTAAAGAATATATGATAAAGTGCATGAATGCAGGAAAACATATTGTAACAGCAAATAAGATGCTGATTGCAACACATGGAGATGAACTCTTTGAAAATGCTGATAGTAATGGAGTTATGTTTAAATATGAGGCGAGTGTGGCAGGAGGAATTCCAATAATAAACGGTATAGATGAAAGTTTGACTGCAAATAAAATAAAAGAATTATATGGAATTATAAATGGTACTACAAATTATATTTTAACTAAAATGGAATGTGATGGATTTGGGTTTGATGAAGCTTTAAAAGAAGCACAGGAAAAAGGTTATGCAGAAGCAGATCCTACATCTGATATAGATGGTTATGATGCTCAATACAAATTAGCAATACTTTCATCATTAGCATTTGGAACAAAAGTTGATGTAGATAATGTTTATCGAGAAGGAATAACTAACATAAAGCCTATAGATATGGAATATGCAAAAGAATTTAAAATGGTTATTAAATTACTTGCAATTGTAAAAGAAGTGAATGGAAAACTTGAATTAAGAGTTCATCCAACTATGATACCTAAAAAACATCCACTAGCTAATGTGTACGACTCATTTAATGCTGTGTTTGTAAAAGGAAATGCAGTTGGTGATTTAATGTTTTATGGTAGAGGAGCAGGAGATTTGCCAACAGGTAGTGCTGTGGTTAGTGATGTTATTTCTATATTGAGAAGTAATGTTGATTTAGAAAACTATAATTCAGTAGTGAAAAATAATTTATGGGATAGAGAAATATCAGATATTAAAGATGTTGAAAGTAAATTTTATATTAGAGCAACTGTCTTAGATGAATCAGGAGTCTTAGGAGAAATAACTGCTATTTTAGGAAAACATAATGTTAGTTTAAGATCAGTTATTCAAAAAGGTGAAGAAAACGGAAAAGGTCAAGTAACAATAGTTTTAGTTACACATAAAACAACTCAAGCTCAAATATATAGTTCTTGCAATGAAATATCTAATTTAAGTTCTGTAAATAAAATAGATAATATAATAAGAATAGAGGATTTTAAAGAGTAG
- a CDS encoding DUF554 domain-containing protein yields the protein MFGTIVNCICIIVGCLIGLLLKGKLSDKIGSTIMNGLALCALYIGIAGSLKGDNTLQIIICIAIGSLIGEIIDIDKHLNYLGKIIESRLSYKSISKKENLGKVSIAEGFVTASLLFCVGAMAIVGALESGLKGDYTILFAKSVLDGVSAIVFTSSLGIGVMLSSIVVFIYQGIITILAGCISTLLNDVIIANMSVVGSILIIGLSFNILGVTKIRVANMIPAIFIPIIFGLF from the coding sequence ATGTTTGGGACTATAGTAAACTGCATATGTATAATAGTTGGATGCTTAATAGGATTGCTTTTAAAAGGAAAACTGAGTGATAAAATTGGTTCCACAATAATGAATGGTCTAGCTTTGTGTGCACTTTATATTGGGATAGCAGGATCTTTAAAAGGTGACAATACTTTACAAATAATTATTTGTATTGCTATAGGGTCACTTATAGGAGAAATTATTGATATTGATAAACATCTAAATTATTTAGGTAAAATTATAGAAAGTAGGTTAAGTTATAAAAGTATAAGCAAAAAAGAAAATTTAGGCAAAGTTTCTATTGCTGAAGGGTTTGTTACAGCAAGCTTATTATTTTGTGTTGGTGCCATGGCTATAGTAGGAGCATTGGAAAGTGGATTAAAAGGTGATTATACAATTTTATTTGCTAAATCAGTATTAGATGGAGTTTCAGCTATTGTTTTCACTTCTTCATTAGGAATAGGTGTTATGTTATCTTCTATAGTGGTTTTTATTTATCAGGGAATAATAACTATATTAGCAGGGTGTATCTCTACACTATTAAATGATGTGATTATAGCTAATATGTCAGTTGTAGGAAGTATTTTAATTATTGGGTTATCATTTAATATACTTGGTGTAACAAAAATTAGAGTTGCAAACATGATTCCAGCTATATTTATACCAATAATATTTGGACTTTTTTAA